A DNA window from Thalassospiraceae bacterium LMO-JJ14 contains the following coding sequences:
- the trpS gene encoding tryptophan--tRNA ligase: MSERIFSGVQPTGNLHLGNYLGAIRNWVKLQDDYDCLFCVVDLHAITVWQDPASLRASTREVAAAMIAAGVDAQKHIIFNQSQVSGHAELAWIFNCVARMGWLGRMTQFKEKAGKDRENASVGLFAYPNLMAADILLYKGTHVPVGEDQKQHLELARDIAQKFNNDFKTETFPVPEPLILGAATRVMSLKDGMSKMSKSDPSDLSRINMTDDAETIQRKIRKAKTDPDLLPDSTAGLENRPEARNLLGIYAALSDITVDAAVQEFAGQQFSALKERLSDVAVANLAPIQDEYRRLLADKAIIDDALADGAERARAIAEPVLREVQDVIGFLRPNRKRG; this comes from the coding sequence ATGAGCGAGCGAATTTTTTCAGGCGTCCAGCCGACCGGCAACCTGCATCTGGGGAACTATCTGGGTGCGATCCGAAACTGGGTGAAGTTGCAGGACGATTACGACTGCCTGTTCTGTGTCGTCGATCTGCACGCCATCACGGTCTGGCAGGATCCGGCAAGCCTGCGCGCGTCGACCCGCGAAGTCGCTGCGGCGATGATTGCCGCCGGTGTCGATGCGCAAAAGCACATCATCTTCAATCAGTCGCAGGTCTCGGGCCATGCCGAACTGGCGTGGATATTCAACTGTGTCGCCCGCATGGGCTGGCTCGGACGCATGACCCAGTTCAAGGAAAAGGCCGGCAAGGACCGGGAAAACGCCTCAGTCGGGCTGTTCGCCTATCCGAACCTGATGGCCGCGGATATTCTTTTATACAAAGGCACGCACGTACCTGTCGGCGAGGACCAGAAGCAGCATCTGGAGCTGGCACGCGATATCGCGCAAAAATTCAACAACGATTTCAAGACCGAGACGTTTCCCGTTCCCGAACCGCTGATCCTGGGGGCCGCGACACGGGTCATGTCGTTGAAGGACGGCATGAGCAAAATGTCGAAGTCCGACCCGTCCGATTTGTCGCGCATCAACATGACGGACGATGCCGAGACCATTCAACGCAAGATCCGCAAGGCCAAGACCGATCCGGACCTGCTGCCCGACAGCACGGCCGGCCTTGAAAACCGCCCGGAAGCGAGAAATCTGCTCGGCATCTATGCGGCCCTTTCCGACATCACCGTAGATGCGGCGGTGCAGGAATTCGCCGGGCAGCAGTTTTCCGCGCTCAAGGAGCGTCTGTCCGATGTCGCCGTGGCAAACCTGGCACCTATCCAGGACGAATACCGACGCCTTCTGGCTGACAAGGCGATCATCGACGATGCGCTGGCGGATGGCGCGGAACGCGCACGCGCCATCGCCGAGCCGGTGCTCCGCGAAGTCCAGGACGTCATCGGCTTCCTGCGTCCTAATAGAAAGCGCGGCTGA
- the murJ gene encoding murein biosynthesis integral membrane protein MurJ, giving the protein MCAPSFWPPSPERQAAPNPRPPSERRSAEGHYGQTEDRRHIHAAFRPKAAAMNLVRAISAIGSMTMLSRIFGFARDILIANFLGAGTVADAFVVAFRFPNLFRRLFAEGAFAAAFVPMFSRSLEGEGREPARIFAEQAFSVLAVVLFVFVAAFELAMPWLMPYLAPGFDQVPGKMEMATVFSRIAFPYLLFISLVALQSGVLNAFGKFSAAAAAPVLLNITLITFLLAFGGSDAESGRALVWGVFAAGIVQFVWLAWHCHREGVVLRLRMPVLSDKVRVLGRRILPVVFGASLYQINLLIGTILATMISDGAVSYLYYADRVTQLPLGVVGIAVGTALLPMISRQLEAGNDEQANTSQNRGIEIALLLTVPAALALIVMPQPIIQVLFERGAFDSAATDATAAALMAYAIGLPAYVGIRVFTPGYFAREDTATPVRIAALAMLVNVVLNVVLMQPLGHVGIAVASSVSAWLNIILLVVVLARRGHYKSDARLISRLFGIAGASVIMAGVLWFAAAWAVPWLSGNAIEQVVTLAVLIAGGLALYLISARLFGVYSIQEIKATVRRAR; this is encoded by the coding sequence ATGTGCGCGCCAAGCTTCTGGCCGCCATCACCGGAACGACAGGCAGCGCCGAACCCGAGGCCGCCGAGTGAACGCCGATCCGCTGAAGGGCACTATGGCCAGACAGAAGACCGGCGCCATATCCATGCCGCATTCCGGCCCAAGGCTGCGGCGATGAACCTGGTTCGCGCCATTTCCGCCATCGGGTCTATGACCATGCTGAGCCGCATCTTCGGCTTTGCCCGCGATATCCTGATCGCCAACTTTCTCGGCGCCGGCACGGTGGCGGACGCTTTTGTCGTCGCATTCCGGTTTCCCAACCTGTTTCGCAGACTTTTCGCAGAAGGGGCGTTTGCCGCGGCCTTTGTGCCGATGTTTTCCAGAAGCCTCGAAGGCGAAGGGCGCGAGCCTGCCCGCATTTTTGCCGAGCAAGCCTTCAGCGTTTTGGCCGTCGTGCTGTTTGTTTTCGTTGCCGCCTTCGAACTGGCGATGCCGTGGCTGATGCCGTACCTGGCGCCGGGGTTCGATCAGGTACCGGGGAAAATGGAAATGGCGACGGTGTTTTCAAGGATTGCATTTCCCTATCTGCTGTTCATCTCGCTGGTTGCCCTGCAGTCGGGTGTGCTCAATGCCTTCGGTAAATTCAGCGCCGCCGCTGCCGCGCCGGTGCTGTTGAACATCACGCTGATCACGTTCCTGCTGGCGTTCGGCGGCTCGGACGCGGAGTCCGGGCGCGCCCTTGTCTGGGGAGTGTTCGCGGCCGGGATCGTGCAGTTTGTCTGGCTTGCCTGGCATTGCCACCGCGAAGGTGTCGTTCTCCGCCTTCGCATGCCGGTGCTCAGCGATAAGGTCCGGGTGCTGGGGCGGCGTATTCTGCCGGTCGTTTTCGGCGCCAGCCTGTACCAGATCAATCTGCTGATCGGGACCATACTGGCGACGATGATTTCCGACGGGGCGGTTTCATATCTTTATTATGCCGACCGGGTGACGCAGTTGCCGCTGGGCGTCGTCGGCATCGCGGTGGGAACCGCGCTGTTGCCGATGATTTCGCGTCAGCTCGAGGCCGGGAACGACGAACAGGCCAACACGTCGCAAAACCGCGGCATCGAAATCGCCCTGCTGCTGACCGTCCCGGCGGCGCTTGCGCTGATTGTCATGCCACAGCCGATCATTCAGGTCCTGTTCGAGCGCGGCGCCTTCGACAGCGCGGCGACGGACGCGACGGCGGCGGCCTTGATGGCGTATGCGATCGGCTTGCCGGCCTATGTCGGGATCCGGGTTTTTACGCCTGGATACTTCGCCCGCGAGGATACCGCGACGCCGGTGCGAATCGCGGCCTTGGCCATGCTTGTCAATGTGGTGCTCAATGTTGTGCTGATGCAGCCGCTCGGTCATGTCGGCATCGCGGTGGCGTCGAGTGTTTCGGCATGGCTCAATATCATTCTTCTGGTGGTCGTGCTGGCACGGCGCGGTCATTACAAATCCGACGCCCGGCTGATATCGCGGCTGTTCGGTATCGCCGGCGCCAGCGTCATCATGGCCGGGGTGTTGTGGTTCGCCGCAGCCTGGGCCGTGCCGTGGCTGTCCGGCAACGCTATCGAACAGGTCGTGACGCTGGCTGTGCTGATTGCCGGCGGTCTCGCGCTGTATCTGATTTCGGCCAGACTGTTCGGTGTCTATTCCATTCAGGAAATCAAGGCCACGGTGCGACGCGCGCGCTGA
- a CDS encoding [protein-PII] uridylyltransferase: MPSMIKVTKPRDIIDRKAVLTRLDEILGWSGYTPETQPEIFEIYRTTLEKGRKEIQRRFESGEQSGSNTVRAGAYLIDQLVRIIFEVATEHVYPLGAGISTDKLSVIATGGYGRAELAPHSDIDLMFLLPYKLTPQTEQVVEYMLYTLWDLGLKVGHATRSAEEAVRLSKDDITIRTSLLESRLITGNEEQFEKFRKLFHDDVVSDSGMAFVEAKLAERDDRHARMGDTRYVLEPNIKDGKGGLRDLQTLMWIAKYLYDIESIVDLKQKDVLTADDARRFEKAQEFLWTVRCHLHYLADRPEERLTFNVQTEIGERMAYTDHAGLSGVERFMKHYFLIAKDVGDLTRIICAALEEQHKKKRQRFRLPRFGKGGPKIDGFSVDGDRIMVASDDIFEKDPKKLLDLFWQAQKHHFDVHPSALRLVTKNLKRITRKLQNDAQANEIFINILTGPDPDKTLLRMNEAGVFGKFVPDFGRVVAQMQYDMYHVYTVDEHTIRAIGVLHGIDTGRLIDDHPVSCSVIGEVQSKRALYLAVLLHDIAKGRGGDHSELGAEIALKLGPRMGLSDWETETVAWLVRHHLLMSHTAFKRDIDDPKTVSDFIEIVQSPERLRLLLILTTADIRAVGPNVWNAWKAGLLRELYWQAREAMSGESPQERLSKRAKTAKQKLAQALSESSSEWTPERIEAHLDLGRDTYWLTFDTDALLRHAELIKTAAINNQNLVIDLTADEAHDATEVVVFTVDHPGLFAKVAGALSLGSINIVDAKIVTLNNGMALDTFWVQDKQSEAISGEARMARIRTRLERALSGLASPAYELKEARANAMPSRTSVFKVPPRVLIDNKASRTHTVIEVNGRDRLGFLHDTTNVLTSAGLQISSAHITTYGERVVDVFYVKDIFGLKMEQPNKIEDVRAKLLAAITGTTGSAEPEAAE; this comes from the coding sequence ATGCCGTCCATGATCAAAGTGACCAAGCCACGCGATATCATCGACCGTAAGGCGGTGCTGACCCGCCTGGACGAAATCCTCGGCTGGTCCGGCTACACGCCCGAAACGCAGCCTGAAATTTTCGAGATTTACCGCACGACGCTTGAAAAGGGCCGGAAGGAAATACAGCGGCGTTTCGAAAGTGGCGAGCAGAGCGGCAGCAACACGGTACGCGCCGGTGCCTATTTAATCGATCAGCTTGTGCGGATCATCTTCGAAGTAGCGACAGAGCACGTCTATCCGCTTGGTGCCGGGATATCCACGGACAAGCTGTCGGTCATTGCGACCGGCGGTTACGGGCGTGCCGAACTGGCGCCTCATTCGGACATCGATCTGATGTTCCTGCTGCCCTACAAGCTGACGCCGCAGACCGAGCAGGTCGTCGAATACATGCTCTACACCCTCTGGGATCTCGGGTTGAAGGTCGGGCATGCGACGCGCTCAGCGGAAGAAGCGGTGCGGCTTTCGAAGGACGACATCACGATTCGCACCAGTCTTTTGGAATCGCGGCTGATCACCGGCAACGAAGAGCAATTCGAGAAGTTCCGCAAACTGTTTCACGATGACGTCGTCAGCGATTCCGGCATGGCCTTCGTCGAGGCCAAACTGGCCGAGCGCGACGACCGCCACGCACGCATGGGCGACACGCGCTATGTGCTGGAGCCCAACATCAAGGACGGCAAGGGCGGTTTGCGTGACCTGCAGACGCTGATGTGGATCGCCAAGTATCTGTATGACATCGAATCTATCGTTGATTTGAAGCAGAAAGATGTGCTGACGGCGGACGATGCCCGGCGTTTTGAAAAGGCGCAGGAATTTCTGTGGACCGTGCGCTGCCACCTGCATTACCTCGCCGACCGGCCCGAGGAACGCCTGACGTTTAACGTGCAGACCGAAATCGGTGAGCGCATGGCGTACACCGACCACGCGGGATTAAGCGGCGTTGAGCGGTTCATGAAGCACTATTTCCTGATCGCCAAGGATGTCGGCGATCTGACGCGGATCATCTGTGCCGCGCTTGAAGAGCAGCATAAAAAGAAACGCCAGCGGTTCCGTCTGCCGCGATTCGGCAAGGGCGGCCCGAAAATCGACGGCTTCAGCGTCGACGGCGACCGCATCATGGTTGCCAGCGACGATATTTTCGAAAAAGACCCGAAGAAGCTTCTGGACCTTTTCTGGCAGGCGCAAAAGCATCACTTCGATGTGCACCCGAGTGCGCTCCGCCTGGTGACCAAGAACCTGAAACGGATCACGCGCAAGCTGCAGAACGATGCGCAAGCGAACGAAATCTTCATCAACATTCTGACCGGCCCGGATCCGGATAAAACCCTGTTGCGTATGAACGAAGCCGGGGTATTCGGTAAGTTCGTGCCGGACTTCGGCCGTGTCGTCGCGCAGATGCAGTACGATATGTATCACGTCTATACCGTTGACGAGCATACCATCCGTGCCATCGGCGTGTTGCACGGTATCGATACCGGCCGCCTGATCGATGATCACCCGGTTTCGTGCTCCGTGATCGGCGAGGTGCAGTCGAAACGCGCGTTGTATCTGGCCGTCTTGCTGCACGATATTGCCAAAGGACGGGGTGGCGATCATTCGGAACTGGGCGCCGAGATCGCGCTCAAGCTGGGCCCGCGCATGGGTCTCAGCGACTGGGAAACGGAGACCGTTGCGTGGCTGGTGCGCCATCATCTGCTGATGAGCCACACGGCTTTCAAGCGCGATATCGATGATCCGAAAACGGTGTCCGATTTCATCGAGATAGTACAGTCGCCGGAACGGCTGCGGCTTTTGTTGATTCTGACCACTGCCGATATCCGTGCCGTCGGCCCCAACGTCTGGAACGCCTGGAAGGCGGGGCTGCTGCGCGAATTATACTGGCAAGCACGCGAAGCGATGTCCGGCGAAAGCCCGCAGGAGCGGTTGTCGAAGCGGGCGAAAACAGCCAAGCAAAAGCTCGCTCAGGCGCTCAGTGAGAGTTCGAGCGAATGGACACCCGAAAGAATTGAAGCGCACCTGGATCTAGGCCGCGATACCTATTGGCTGACGTTCGACACCGACGCGTTGTTGCGTCATGCGGAACTGATCAAAACCGCCGCCATCAACAACCAGAATCTGGTGATCGACCTGACCGCCGACGAGGCCCATGACGCGACCGAAGTCGTCGTCTTCACCGTCGATCATCCGGGCCTGTTCGCCAAGGTTGCCGGCGCGCTGTCGCTGGGCAGCATCAACATCGTCGATGCCAAGATCGTCACACTGAATAATGGCATGGCGCTGGACACGTTCTGGGTACAGGACAAGCAGTCGGAAGCGATTTCCGGTGAAGCGCGGATGGCGCGTATCCGCACCCGGCTGGAACGTGCACTCTCCGGCCTCGCGTCGCCGGCGTACGAACTGAAGGAGGCACGCGCCAATGCGATGCCGTCCCGCACAAGCGTCTTCAAGGTGCCGCCGCGTGTTCTTATCGACAACAAGGCGAGCCGGACGCACACGGTGATCGAGGTGAACGGCCGTGACCGGCTGGGCTTCCTGCACGACACCACCAACGTACTGACAAGTGCGGGGTTGCAGATTTCATCGGCGCACATCACGACGTATGGTGAGCGGGTCGTCGACGTTTTTTACGTGAAGGACATCTTCGGGCTGAAAATGGAACAGCCGAACAAGATCGAGGATGTGCGCGCCAAGCTTCTGGCCGCCATCACCGGAACGACAGGCAGCGCCGAACCCGAGGCCGCCGAGTGA
- the mutS gene encoding DNA mismatch repair protein MutS produces MRAGGGDKSVTPMMAQYLGIKRAHPDDLLFYRMGDFYELFFDDAVAAAAALDIALTKRGKHLGEDIPMCGVPVHSHESYLNRLIRKGFRVAICEQTEDPAEAKKRGSKSVVKRDVARVVTPGTITEDHLLEARRANYLACVARAQSDCAVAWLDVSTGNFRAQSAAPGDIAAILARLDPGEVIVADSLLGDALPEQTWFDVADKLTPLPAARFDSENGRRRLLALYGVKTLDAFGAFGRAEIAAAGALVDYVELTQKGKLPRLHPLARVEQGAVMEIDAATRRNLEITQTMSGGRKGSLLDAVDRTVTGGGARLLAARIAAPLTSPAEINARFDLAAVFHADSRARDRLRERLKSVPEIARALSRISIGRGGPRDIGAVRAGLSAALDIKRNLRDLPSLQTADDLPGLVDALGGHDDLIDELARALIDEPPMSGADGGFVRKGFHPRLDELVAMRDESRRLIAALQKRYADATGISALKVRHNNVLGYFIEVTAKQADQIPSGTDSPFIHRQTMANAVRYTTVELNDLEAEIARAGERALALEMEIFEALCLMIRDAAAAIDATASALAVLDVAAATAELALSDDFVRPLVDDSEAFGIEGGRHPVVEAALAKSGDVAFVANDCRLEPGDDDAAGAKLWLLTGPNMAGKSTFLRQNALIAVLAQAGLYVPAAHAHIGIVDRLFSRVGAADDLARGRSTFMVEMVETAAILHQAGPRALVILDEIGRGTSTFDGLSIAWAVVEHLHEVNRCRGLFATHYHELTALAERLSALKCYTMRVKEWKGDVVFLHEVEAGVADRSYGIHVGQLAGLPTSLIRRAEMILEKLESKKSSQSSTLGDDLPLFSAIQAQHPEPKQESKAEAALNKINPDSLTPLQALEELYKLKSLMAMNHD; encoded by the coding sequence ATGCGCGCCGGGGGCGGGGATAAATCCGTGACGCCGATGATGGCGCAGTATCTCGGCATCAAGCGTGCGCATCCGGACGATCTGCTGTTTTACCGGATGGGCGATTTTTACGAGCTGTTCTTCGATGATGCGGTTGCCGCCGCCGCGGCCCTCGATATCGCGCTGACCAAACGCGGCAAGCATCTGGGCGAAGATATCCCCATGTGCGGGGTCCCGGTGCACAGTCATGAATCGTATCTCAACCGCCTGATCCGCAAAGGCTTCCGCGTCGCCATCTGCGAGCAGACGGAAGACCCCGCCGAAGCCAAGAAGCGCGGCTCGAAATCCGTCGTTAAGCGCGATGTGGCGCGGGTCGTGACGCCGGGGACAATCACCGAGGATCATCTGCTCGAAGCGCGGCGGGCCAACTATCTTGCCTGTGTTGCCCGTGCGCAGTCGGATTGCGCCGTTGCCTGGCTGGATGTTTCGACCGGCAACTTTCGCGCGCAGTCTGCGGCGCCCGGGGATATCGCGGCGATTCTGGCACGCCTCGACCCCGGCGAAGTCATTGTCGCCGATAGCCTGCTGGGCGATGCGTTGCCGGAACAGACATGGTTCGATGTCGCCGACAAGCTGACACCATTGCCGGCGGCGCGATTCGACAGCGAAAACGGCCGCCGCCGCTTGCTGGCGCTTTACGGTGTCAAGACGCTGGACGCATTCGGCGCCTTTGGCCGCGCCGAAATCGCCGCCGCCGGCGCGCTCGTCGATTACGTCGAATTGACGCAGAAAGGCAAGCTGCCGCGTCTGCATCCGCTGGCCCGCGTCGAACAGGGCGCGGTGATGGAGATCGATGCGGCGACACGGCGTAATCTGGAAATCACGCAGACCATGTCGGGCGGGCGCAAGGGCAGCCTGCTGGATGCGGTCGACAGAACCGTTACCGGCGGTGGTGCGCGTCTTTTGGCGGCGCGGATCGCGGCGCCCCTGACGTCGCCCGCGGAGATCAATGCGCGCTTTGACCTGGCGGCGGTTTTCCATGCCGACAGCCGTGCCCGCGACAGGCTGCGCGAGCGGCTGAAATCGGTGCCGGAAATTGCCCGTGCACTGAGCCGGATCAGCATCGGCCGCGGCGGCCCGCGCGATATCGGCGCGGTTAGGGCCGGTCTGAGCGCAGCGTTGGATATCAAGCGCAATCTGCGTGATCTGCCGTCTTTGCAAACGGCTGACGATTTGCCGGGACTGGTCGACGCGCTTGGCGGACACGACGACCTGATTGACGAACTGGCACGTGCCCTGATCGACGAACCGCCGATGAGCGGCGCCGATGGCGGGTTCGTGCGCAAGGGGTTTCATCCGCGCCTCGATGAACTGGTTGCGATGCGCGACGAAAGCCGCCGCCTGATCGCCGCGCTGCAAAAGCGCTACGCCGATGCGACCGGGATATCGGCCCTGAAAGTGCGCCATAACAATGTGCTGGGTTATTTCATCGAGGTCACGGCGAAACAGGCCGACCAGATACCGAGCGGCACGGACAGCCCGTTCATTCACCGCCAGACCATGGCCAACGCCGTGCGCTATACCACGGTTGAGCTGAACGATCTGGAAGCCGAAATCGCCCGCGCCGGCGAGCGTGCGCTGGCGCTGGAAATGGAAATTTTCGAAGCGCTTTGTTTAATGATCCGTGACGCCGCCGCGGCGATCGATGCCACGGCATCGGCTTTGGCGGTGCTGGATGTTGCGGCGGCAACGGCGGAACTGGCGCTCAGCGACGATTTTGTCCGCCCGCTTGTCGATGACAGCGAAGCCTTCGGCATCGAGGGCGGCCGCCATCCGGTGGTCGAGGCGGCGCTGGCGAAAAGCGGCGACGTGGCCTTTGTTGCCAACGACTGCCGGCTTGAGCCGGGCGACGATGACGCTGCAGGTGCAAAGCTGTGGCTGCTGACCGGGCCCAACATGGCCGGGAAGAGCACATTTCTGCGTCAAAACGCGTTGATTGCGGTGCTGGCACAGGCCGGCCTGTATGTTCCCGCCGCACACGCACACATCGGGATCGTCGACAGGCTGTTTTCCCGGGTCGGCGCCGCCGACGATCTGGCGCGCGGGCGCTCCACCTTCATGGTGGAAATGGTTGAAACGGCGGCGATCCTGCATCAGGCCGGGCCGCGCGCACTGGTGATCCTTGATGAAATCGGCCGGGGCACCTCGACCTTTGACGGGTTGTCCATTGCCTGGGCCGTCGTCGAGCACCTGCACGAGGTCAACCGCTGCCGGGGCCTGTTTGCCACCCATTACCACGAGCTGACAGCATTGGCCGAGCGCCTGTCCGCGCTCAAATGCTACACCATGCGGGTCAAGGAATGGAAAGGCGACGTTGTCTTCCTGCACGAGGTCGAGGCCGGTGTCGCCGATCGCTCATACGGCATTCATGTCGGCCAATTAGCGGGATTGCCGACTAGTCTTATTAGACGTGCCGAGATGATCTTAGAGAAGCTTGAAAGCAAGAAATCGAGTCAGTCCAGTACGTTGGGGGACGATTTACCCCTGTTTTCTGCAATTCAAGCGCAGCACCCTGAGCCTAAACAGGAAAGCAAGGCAGAGGCGGCACTCAATAAGATTAACCCAGACAGCCTAACGCCGCTTCAAGCCCTCGAAGAGCTATATAAGCTCAAATCATTGATGGCAATGAATCATGATTAA
- a CDS encoding NADP-dependent malic enzyme: MDERATELLYNEAMRMHASGKPGKIEIHPTKPLTTQRDLTLAYSPGVAGPCLAIHDDPSRVWELTARGNMVGVVSNGTAVLGLGNIGPLAAKPVMEGKCVLFKRFADVDAFNVEVFSEDVDEIVESVRLFGNAFGGINLEDIKAPECFMIEERLRELLDIPVFHDDQHGTAIITAAGLINAVALTGRTLADSKIVINGAGAASIACADLMTAMGVNTENITMCDSKGVIYRGRTEGMNQWKSAQAVNTDARTLADAMKGADVFIGLSVKDAVSKDMVKSMAERPIIFAMANPDPEITPEDVKDVRSDAIIATGRSDYPNQINNVLGFPYIFRGALDVRARRINEEMKIAAANALAELAREDVPDEVDAAYAGIHLQYGPEYLIPTPFDPRLIVAVPKAVAQAAMDSGVAQKPIEDMAVYESELSARLNPIIGNLQATLDQVRAKPRRVVFAEGEEEKSIRAAHAFLNAGYGTPVLVGREERVVETMKSLGLGKIDGLEIHNARLSDRNADYAEYLYARLQRKGSLKRDCQRLVNQDRNIFAACMVATGDADAMVTGLTRNFHAAMNNIAQVIEPAPGARVMGLSMIIDRGRTLFVADTVVAESPSPRALADIARQSAAEARRFGHEPRVALISFANFGHPALPRAELVREAVQILDKEGVDFEYDGEMAVDVALNKDLLANYPFCRLSDTANVLVMPGLHSAQISMKLLASVSGATVLGPLIKGLSKPIQVVPMGSTVADMVTLAALTAHEAAD, from the coding sequence ATGGACGAGCGCGCCACCGAACTGCTGTACAACGAAGCCATGCGCATGCACGCTTCGGGCAAACCCGGTAAAATCGAAATCCACCCGACCAAGCCGCTGACCACACAGCGGGACCTGACGCTGGCATACTCGCCGGGCGTTGCCGGTCCGTGCCTGGCCATCCACGATGATCCAAGCCGCGTCTGGGAACTAACGGCGCGTGGCAACATGGTGGGTGTTGTTTCAAACGGCACCGCCGTGCTCGGTCTCGGCAACATCGGCCCGCTGGCGGCAAAGCCGGTCATGGAAGGCAAGTGCGTGCTGTTCAAGCGCTTTGCCGATGTCGATGCCTTCAATGTCGAGGTGTTCTCGGAAGACGTCGACGAAATCGTCGAAAGCGTGCGCCTGTTCGGCAATGCCTTCGGCGGCATCAATCTTGAAGACATCAAGGCGCCGGAATGTTTCATGATCGAGGAGCGCCTGCGCGAGCTGCTCGACATTCCGGTTTTTCACGATGACCAGCACGGCACCGCGATCATCACCGCCGCCGGCCTGATCAATGCCGTGGCGTTGACCGGCCGCACCCTGGCGGATTCCAAAATCGTCATCAACGGCGCCGGCGCGGCATCGATTGCCTGCGCCGATCTGATGACAGCGATGGGTGTGAACACCGAAAACATCACCATGTGCGATTCCAAGGGCGTTATTTATCGCGGCCGCACCGAGGGTATGAACCAATGGAAATCGGCGCAGGCCGTCAACACCGACGCCCGTACCCTGGCCGACGCCATGAAGGGCGCCGACGTGTTCATCGGCCTATCGGTGAAAGATGCCGTCAGCAAGGACATGGTGAAATCCATGGCCGAGCGACCGATCATCTTCGCCATGGCCAACCCGGATCCGGAAATCACCCCCGAAGACGTCAAGGACGTGCGCAGTGACGCCATCATCGCGACCGGGCGTTCCGATTATCCGAACCAGATCAACAATGTCCTCGGCTTCCCCTACATTTTCAGGGGCGCGCTCGATGTCCGGGCGCGGCGCATCAACGAGGAAATGAAGATCGCCGCCGCCAACGCACTCGCCGAGTTGGCCCGCGAAGATGTGCCCGACGAGGTCGATGCCGCCTATGCCGGAATCCATCTGCAGTACGGGCCGGAGTACCTGATTCCGACCCCCTTCGATCCGCGTCTGATCGTTGCCGTTCCGAAAGCAGTTGCCCAGGCGGCGATGGATTCCGGTGTCGCGCAGAAACCGATCGAGGATATGGCCGTCTATGAGAGCGAGCTTTCGGCGCGCCTCAATCCGATCATCGGTAATCTGCAGGCAACGCTTGATCAGGTGCGCGCCAAGCCCCGGCGCGTCGTCTTTGCTGAAGGCGAGGAAGAGAAATCCATCCGCGCCGCACATGCCTTCTTGAACGCCGGTTACGGCACACCGGTCCTGGTCGGCCGCGAAGAACGCGTGGTTGAAACAATGAAATCCCTGGGGCTCGGCAAGATCGACGGGCTGGAAATTCATAACGCCCGGCTGTCCGACCGCAATGCAGACTATGCGGAGTATCTGTATGCGCGCCTGCAGCGCAAAGGCAGCCTGAAGCGCGACTGCCAGCGACTCGTCAATCAGGACCGCAATATCTTCGCCGCCTGCATGGTCGCGACGGGCGATGCCGACGCCATGGTGACGGGCTTGACCCGGAACTTCCATGCGGCGATGAACAATATCGCCCAGGTCATCGAGCCGGCACCGGGCGCACGTGTCATGGGCCTGTCGATGATCATTGATCGCGGCCGGACACTGTTTGTCGCCGATACCGTCGTCGCCGAATCGCCGAGCCCGCGGGCCCTGGCCGATATCGCCCGCCAGTCCGCCGCCGAGGCCCGCCGCTTCGGTCACGAGCCGCGCGTGGCGCTGATCTCGTTCGCCAACTTCGGCCACCCGGCGCTGCCGCGTGCCGAACTGGTCCGCGAGGCCGTGCAAATTCTCGACAAGGAGGGCGTCGACTTCGAATACGACGGGGAAATGGCCGTCGACGTCGCGCTTAACAAGGATTTGCTGGCGAACTACCCGTTCTGCCGCCTGTCCGACACCGCCAATGTTCTGGTGATGCCGGGCCTGCACAGCGCGCAGATCAGCATGAAACTGCTGGCATCGGTCAGCGGCGCAACGGTACTCGGGCCCCTGATCAAGGGGTTGAGCAAACCGATCCAGGTTGTCCCGATGGGATCAACGGTGGCGGATATGGTGACGCTGGCGGCCCTGACGGCGCACGAAGCGGCGGATTAA
- the ppa gene encoding inorganic diphosphatase, with translation MNMDLVPVGDNPPYDVNVLIEIPLGGNPVKYEVDKKSGAIFVDRFLHTAMYYPINYGFVPHTLSDDGDPIDAAVLGQMPVIPGCIIKCRPIGALIMEDESGIDEKLLCVPVDELHPFYGDVSSYRDIRPVQIQQIQHFFEHYKDLEPNKWVKVQRWGEAEEAMSLIREAMERAKTAD, from the coding sequence ATGAACATGGATCTGGTGCCTGTTGGCGATAACCCGCCCTATGACGTGAATGTGCTGATCGAGATTCCGCTGGGCGGCAATCCGGTCAAATACGAGGTCGACAAGAAATCCGGCGCTATTTTCGTCGACCGCTTTCTGCACACGGCGATGTATTACCCGATCAACTACGGTTTTGTGCCGCACACATTGTCGGATGATGGCGACCCTATCGATGCCGCCGTTCTGGGCCAGATGCCGGTGATCCCCGGCTGTATCATCAAGTGTCGGCCGATCGGCGCGCTGATTATGGAGGACGAAAGCGGCATCGACGAAAAGCTTTTGTGCGTGCCGGTTGACGAGCTGCATCCGTTTTATGGCGATGTCAGCTCGTACCGGGACATCCGTCCGGTGCAGATTCAACAGATCCAGCACTTCTTCGAGCACTACAAAGACCTGGAACCCAACAAGTGGGTCAAGGTGCAGCGCTGGGGCGAGGCCGAGGAAGCGATGTCACTGATCCGTGAAGCGATGGAACGCGCCAAAACGGCGGATTAA